One segment of Purpureocillium takamizusanense chromosome 7, complete sequence DNA contains the following:
- a CDS encoding uncharacterized protein (COG:K~EggNog:ENOG503P5D9) translates to MSGDDNSFEYAPKSPDLSSFYSGGPTQPASQLHPPPRDDHKLHLPAYDYGPDPSSSSHYAPPPHAAAVPSPHQQQQQHHHQEQQQLQQQQHHPGIKSEFASSYSPPQPPHHLQPSYLPPVSQQPASPPYALQGPNFQQQYPGPYGQTSSHNFAGQTLDQSVAGLGLQHSPQQVLYSQGSGSLPQQAPSLKLESDMPPRRAAAAPPPPAIEPSPVRTKFPTARIKRIMQADEEVGKVAQQTPIAVGKALELFMIQLVSKSADVAKEKGSKRVTAPMLKQVVETDDQWDFLRDIVSRVENEKEGSKSRAKAEAESESDEDFSEPKRRSRSGAGRKRKA, encoded by the coding sequence ATGTCGGGAGATGATAATTCCTTCGAATACGCGCCAAAGTCGCCAGACTTGTCGTCTTTTTACTCGGGCGGCCCCACCCAACCTGCGTCGCAACtccatccgccgcctcgcgacGACCATAAATTGCACTTGCCCGCCTACGACTACGGGCCCGacccttcctcctcctctcattacgcgccgccaccccacgccgccgccgtgccgagcccgcatcagcagcagcagcagcatcatcatcaagaaCAGCAAcaactgcagcagcagcagcaccatccGGGAATCAAGTCCGAGTTCGCGTCGTCGTACtcaccgccgcagccgccgcaccatCTTCAGCCATCCTACTTGCCTCCCGTCTCGCAGCagcctgcctcgccgccataCGCACTGCAAGGGCCCAATTTTCAGCAGCAATATCCGGGGCCCTACGGGCAGACGAGCAGCCACAACTTCGCGGGCCAAACTCTAGATCAGTCCGTCGCGGGGCTTGGGCTGCAACACTCCCCGCAGCAAGTGCTCTATTCTCAAGGCTCTGGgtcgctgccgcagcaggcgccgTCCCTCAAGCTCGAGTCCGACATGCCTCCgcgtcgagccgccgcggcgccaccgccgccggccattgAGCCGTCACCCGTGCGGACAAAGTTTCCCACGGCCAGGATAAAGAGGATCATGCAAGCCGACGAAGAGGTAGGCAAGGTCGCCCAACAGACGCCTATTGCCGTgggcaaggccctcgagctctTCATGATCCAGCTAGTGTCCAagagcgccgacgtcgctAAGGAAAAGGGGTCCAAGCGGGTCACGGCTCCCATGCTGAAGCAGGTAGTCGAGACCGACGACCAGTGGGACTTCCTCCGCGACATCGTCAGCCGCGTCGAGAACGAGAAAGAGGGCTCCAAGTCCAGGGCCAaagccgaggccgagagtgagagcgacgaggattTTTCGGAGCCAAAGAGGCGGAGtcgctccggcgccggccgcaaGAGGAAGGCTTGA
- a CDS encoding uncharacterized protein (MEROPS:MER0033242~COG:I~TransMembrane:3 (o6-24i31-51o149-167i)~EggNog:ENOG503Q3YW~CAZy:CE10), translating into MIIGPVSLIDCLVFCIFLTPQLLWHVGFFRTAFAVLPMLPFLLVELPYHFVRDRYWASPADSPSFVQRSTVFEDVVIRCVRYAFKNLPANIGKVFFSRNVALPFLRWRALRHGHLKWPVFWREQSLGKGDKATKGVWIMHDPQKAPDFVVYYVHGGGFALGSCYFYLEFLMAWHHMLVDDGYKNPAIFALDYTLVPDDIYPTQVQQTLEGYSHALSVVKDPSKVCVAGDSAGGTLVLSLLQVLGGRASDGRREGPKLGIDGGLSEPSSSSLPTPLAAVLISPWVTLTSNRHYPSKVDFLDRRTLWKYAREYAGGALLNEAPASPGSCSDEELWRRASPQRGYFVVYGSEEVFAPDAEDFLELQATLGLEVDGVRFDGGIHAWPVVSLFLSSTADRRLEGLRSIVSQISKRVRQPQANNTKNGVVTTLRLDQVDSHRQAR; encoded by the exons ATGATCATCGGGCCCGTCTCTCTCATAGACTGTCTCGTCTTCTGCATCTTCTTGACGCCGCAGTTGTTATGGCATGTCGGCTTCTTCCGCACCGCCTTTGCGGTGCTGCCCATGCTTCCCTTTCTcc TTGTCGAGCTTCCGTATCACTTCGTCAGGGACCGGTACTGGGCGTCTCCAGCCGACAGCCCGTCGTTCGTTCAGCGCTCTACGGTGTTTGAAGATGTCGTCATCCGCTGCGTGCGGTACGCGTTCAAGAACTTGCCCGCCAACATTGGCAAGGTCTTCTTCTCCAGGAATGTCGCCTTGCCGTTTTTGCGTTGGCGCGCGCTGAGGCACGGGCACCTGAAATGGCCTGTGTTCTGGCGGGAACAGTCCCTTGGAAAG GGCGATAAGGCCACCAAAGGTGTATGGATAATGCACGACCCCCAAAAGGCACCCGACTTTGTTGTCTATTACGTCCACG GAGGTGGCTTTGCTCTCGGCTCTTGCTACTTTTATCTTGAATTTCTTATGGCCTGGCACCATATGCTTGTAGACGACGGGTACAAGAACCCCGCCATCTTCGCACTTGACTACACGCTGGTGCCAGACGACATCTATCCAACGCAGGTGCAGCAAACGCTGGAGGGCTACAGTCATGCATTGAGCGTGGTCAAGGATCCATCAAAGGTCTGTGTTGCCGGGGACTCGGCTGGTGGCACGCTCGTTCTCAGCCTGCTGCAAGTGTTGGGAGGCCGCGCAAgtgatgggcggcgcgaggggccgaagctcggcatcgacggcggtTTGTCGGAGCCATCGTCCTCATCACTCCCTACAcccctggccgccgtgctgaTATCGCCGTGGGTTACGCTCACGTCGAACCGCCACTATCCGTCAAAGGTGGACTTTCTAGACAGGCGCACTCTCTGGAAATACGCACGCGAATACGCTGGCGGCGCATTGCTCAACGAGGCACCGGCGTCTCCTGGGTCGTGCAGCGATGAAGAGCTGTGGCGCCGGGCGAGCCCACAACGAGGGTACTTTGTTGTCTACGGAAGCGAGGAGGTCTTTGCGCCGGATGCTGAAGATTTCTTGGAGCTGCAAGCAACGCTGGGCCTTGAGGTGGACGGCGTGCGGTTTGATGGCGGGATCCACGCCTGGCCGGTGGTGTCGCTCTTCctgtcgagcacggcggaCAGGCGACTCGAAGGACTGCGGTCTATCGTATCGCAAATTAGCAAACGAGTGCGACAGCCGCAGGCAAACAACACAAAAAATGGTGTAGTGACGACTCTCAGATTAGATCAAGTAGACAGTCATAGACAGGCCAGATAA
- a CDS encoding uncharacterized protein (EggNog:ENOG503Q3YW~MEROPS:MER0033242~CAZy:CE10~COG:I): MACRLLPHRLCGAAHASLSPYVLRIRLGHAAAVDSSRMHIPVDDCLRRGFPANTVVELPYHFVRDRYWASPADSPSFVQRSTVFEDVVIRCVRYAFKNLPANIGKVFFSRNVALPFLRWRALRHGHLKWPVFWREQSLGKGDKATKGVWIMHDPQKAPDFVVYYVHGGGFALGSCYFYLEFLMAWHHMLVDDGYKNPAIFALDYTLVPDDIYPTQVQQTLEGYSHALSVVKDPSKVCVAGDSAGGTLVLSLLQVLGGRASDGRREGPKLGIDGGLSEPSSSSLPTPLAAVLISPWVTLTSNRHYPSKVDFLDRRTLWKYAREYAGGALLNEAPASPGSCSDEELWRRASPQRGYFVVYGSEEVFAPDAEDFLELQATLGLEVDGVRFDGGIHAWPVVSLFLSSTADRRLEGLRSIVSQISKRVRQPQANNTKNGVVTTLRLDQVDSHRQAR, translated from the exons ATGGCATGTCGGCTTCTTCCGCACCGCCTTTGCGGTGCTGCCCATGCTTCCCTTTCTccgtacgtacttcgtatacgCCTGGGGCACGCGGCAGCCGTTGACTCATCGCGGATGCACATCCCGGTGGACGATTGCTTACGTCGAGGCTTTCCCGCGAATACAGTTGTCGAGCTTCCGTATCACTTCGTCAGGGACCGGTACTGGGCGTCTCCAGCCGACAGCCCGTCGTTCGTTCAGCGCTCTACGGTGTTTGAAGATGTCGTCATCCGCTGCGTGCGGTACGCGTTCAAGAACTTGCCCGCCAACATTGGCAAGGTCTTCTTCTCCAGGAATGTCGCCTTGCCGTTTTTGCGTTGGCGCGCGCTGAGGCACGGGCACCTGAAATGGCCTGTGTTCTGGCGGGAACAGTCCCTTGGAAAG GGCGATAAGGCCACCAAAGGTGTATGGATAATGCACGACCCCCAAAAGGCACCCGACTTTGTTGTCTATTACGTCCACG GAGGTGGCTTTGCTCTCGGCTCTTGCTACTTTTATCTTGAATTTCTTATGGCCTGGCACCATATGCTTGTAGACGACGGGTACAAGAACCCCGCCATCTTCGCACTTGACTACACGCTGGTGCCAGACGACATCTATCCAACGCAGGTGCAGCAAACGCTGGAGGGCTACAGTCATGCATTGAGCGTGGTCAAGGATCCATCAAAGGTCTGTGTTGCCGGGGACTCGGCTGGTGGCACGCTCGTTCTCAGCCTGCTGCAAGTGTTGGGAGGCCGCGCAAgtgatgggcggcgcgaggggccgaagctcggcatcgacggcggtTTGTCGGAGCCATCGTCCTCATCACTCCCTACAcccctggccgccgtgctgaTATCGCCGTGGGTTACGCTCACGTCGAACCGCCACTATCCGTCAAAGGTGGACTTTCTAGACAGGCGCACTCTCTGGAAATACGCACGCGAATACGCTGGCGGCGCATTGCTCAACGAGGCACCGGCGTCTCCTGGGTCGTGCAGCGATGAAGAGCTGTGGCGCCGGGCGAGCCCACAACGAGGGTACTTTGTTGTCTACGGAAGCGAGGAGGTCTTTGCGCCGGATGCTGAAGATTTCTTGGAGCTGCAAGCAACGCTGGGCCTTGAGGTGGACGGCGTGCGGTTTGATGGCGGGATCCACGCCTGGCCGGTGGTGTCGCTCTTCctgtcgagcacggcggaCAGGCGACTCGAAGGACTGCGGTCTATCGTATCGCAAATTAGCAAACGAGTGCGACAGCCGCAGGCAAACAACACAAAAAATGGTGTAGTGACGACTCTCAGATTAGATCAAGTAGACAGTCATAGACAGGCCAGATAA
- a CDS encoding uncharacterized protein (COG:S~EggNog:ENOG503P1FY), whose protein sequence is MKTSIRCLRVGACTTTPPAARRGTISASGGSSSALRLGPRVPAPYLILTPSRALEPYAPTTYVVPPSAARAAVSRRETHHLCSRVDDRVGGKTDSDSFGYSKTSPGTCCFVRARAVGHRCCLAAPFTSAASRTMGDDVDRGPDAPEESPFPLTAVDKWILSQTDEEFKLHDWEDLKQIIESNNLSILKRKPSDLRRYMKWTAETKAAYGSMTNYILTHRLPKSWGQPPFTPSSTVPFEDPADFKVLLNDWPYGLDPNITHIVVWSRTLIPTDDDTGDMTPESRKLVGDFVKRYFVNTLGPGGDKQVLWFKNWVALQSVRSLEHIHVLVRDVDDDTLERWSGERPKRGSA, encoded by the exons ATGAAAACAAGCATCCGCTGCCTCAGGGTAGGCGCatgcacgacgacgcctccggctgctcgtcgcggcaCTATCAGTGCtagtggtggtagtagtagtgccCTGCGGCTCGGCCCTCGTGTTCCGGCGCCTTACCTAATACTAACACCGTCGCGTGCGCTTGAGCCGTACGCGCCAACTACATACGTGGTTccgccatccgccgcccgagCTGCGGTGTCTCGGCGTGAGACTCATCACCTGTGTTCCCGAGTCGACGACCGCGTCGGTGGTAAGACCGACAGCGACAGTTTTGGATATTCGAAAACGTCTCCCGGCACCTGCTGCTTTGTTCGAGCCAGGGCCGTGGGTcaccgctgctgcttggcaGCTCCCTTTACCTCTGCCGCATCACGCACCATGGGCGACGATGTTGATCGCGGGCCGGACGCCCCAGAAGAGTCGCCGTTCCCCCTTACGGCCGTGGACAAATGGATACTCTCACAGACGGATGAAGAGTTCAAGCTGCACGACTGGGAGGACCTGAAGCAAATCATAG AGTCCAACAACCTGTCTATTCTCAAGCGCAAGCCTTCGGACCTCCGCCGGTATATGAAGTGGACGGCCGAGACCAAGGCCGCGTACGGGTCCATGACCAACTACATACTCACTCACCGACTGCCCAAGAGCTGGGGTCAGCCGCCCTTCACGCCCTCATCCACCGTCCCATTCGAGGACCCTGCCGACTTCAAGGTTCTCCTCAACGACTGGCCGTATGGACTGGATCCCAACATCACGCACATTGTCGTGTGGTCGCGCACCCTCATCcccaccgacgacgacacgggcGACATGACCCCGGAGAGCAGGAAGCTGGTTGGCGACTTTGTCAAGAGGTACTTTGTCAACACGCTTGGGCCTGGAGGCGACAAGCAAGTGTTGTGGTTCAAGAACTGGGTCGCACTCCAGAGCGTGCGGTCGTTGGAGCACATCCACGTGCTGGttcgcgacgtcgacgacgacactcTGGAAAGGTGGTCAGGAGAGCGGCCGAAGCGCGGCAGCGCATAG
- a CDS encoding uncharacterized protein (BUSCO:EOG092658ZO~COG:S~TransMembrane:4 (i20-37o43-60i90-108o114-133i)~EggNog:ENOG503Q3F7) yields MAQKAKKDLAKNNAAALNGLHLTGLIVNTIFLVWHFLVAPRSLVAYGLFSTPAFICEYVLESSGRPKYDPATKALRSSGEDMGARGLTEYMFDVIWVTWACAVVVMFAGNWGWFLWSVIPAYGIYLGSGLLGMGRQKMAEMQGAAGPGQSAAPQGNRRSRRTA; encoded by the coding sequence ATGGCGCAAAAGGCGAAAAAGGACCTGGCCAAGAAtaacgccgccgccctcaacgGCCTGCACCTCACGGGCCTCATCGTCAACACCATCTTCCTGGTGTGGCACTTCCTGGTCGCCCCGCGCTCGCTGGTTGCCTACGGCCTCTTCTCCACCCCGGCCTTTATCTGCGAGTACGTGCTCGAGTCCTCGGGCCGACCCAAGTATGACCCGGCAACCAAGGCGCTACGCAGCTCCGGCGAGGAcatgggcgcgcgcggcctgACCGAGTACATGTTCGACGTCATCTGGGTCACTTgggcctgcgccgtcgtggtcatGTTCGCCGGCAACTGGGGGTGGTTTCTCTGGTCAGTGATTCCCGCGTACGGCATCTATCTCGGCTctgggctgctgggcatgGGCCGCCAGAAGATGGCCGAAATGCAAGGCGCCGCAGGCCCTGGTCAGAGCGCGGCACCACAGGGGAACCGCCGTTCGAGGCGGACGGCATAG
- the CDC27 gene encoding anaphase-promoting complex subunit cdc27 (COG:D~EggNog:ENOG503NW4C) produces MAPNPAAVGGLLRQVIHYHLDNAGYDNALFFAERLAVQDPKSSEATYLYALCHLRVGDYHSAYDVGKPLGYRGLNLNCAWVFAQACLALERYKDGIVALEKSRGLWSQKCSVGKHSSTARTGAPDIPAVLNLLGKLHRGYGDKKKAVSCFEEALKKNPFMWDAFTALCDMGINVRVPNIFKANDTLLHSFELDGGAAEGREHVASNYQDPVSKRSVMRNAASDMVDPFHVNFANVESHSPTVDMFTEPGEDFMSKIQNARLRLGVSSNSQPTIDGMETPAGPSSTDVSTSRSGYSQEPPQAPARRTRNAQGIDTNMEAPPRMNYRLGTAKRGVRTQDRGQEPAVELMSDAPNVPTTAMRSGAVNTADRKRTLSGHPVARSTNTEEPAARRSARLNMFKSSTKANTGGSTTLGTAQGRELKKARPPVSRIMRPGSSGSSVGRVVSGNRKPLEDHGDVDHGETSRVKEAPSQPAVARPPELDAAKVEEALKWTLDLVKKLANGYYTLSRFQCQESLQALSALPPAHQATPWVLAQMGRAHYEQASYAEAEKFFRRLRVQAPSRLQDMEVYSTILWHLKRETDLSFLAHELVDAAWHSPQAWCALGNAWSLSRDPEQALKCFKRATQLDPNFAYAFTLQGHEHVSNEEYEKALTAYRQAIAADRRHYNAYYGIGRVQERLGAYDKAYDHFYAAQVINPNNAVLICCMGTVLEKQKQMVQALNAYTKAAELAPRAAQTRYKKARALLTVGQIEAAQRELMILKDLAPEEATVHFLLGTLYKNTGEKQLSVRHFTIALSLDPKAAPKIKEAIESFEDDIPMDDSLMG; encoded by the exons ATGGCGCCCAACccggccgccgttggcggcctcctccgccaGGTAATACACTACCACCTGGACAATGCCGGCTACGACAAcgccctcttcttcgccgagcGACTCGCCGTTCAAGATCCAAAGTCCAGCGAGGCAACATATCTCTACGCCCTGTGCCATCTGCGGGTGGGCGACTACCATTCCGCTTACGACGTCGGTAAGCCCCTGGGCTACCGCGGCCTGAACCTCAACTGTGCTTGGGTCTTTGCTCAAGCTTGCCTGGCGCTCGAGCGATACAAAGACGGCATAGTGGCGCTGGAGAAGTCGCGGGGGCTGTGGTCGCAAAAATGCAGCGTCGGCAAGCACTCCTCGACGGCCCGGACAGGGGCGCCTGATATACCGGCGGTGCTGAACCTGTTGGGCAAGCTACATCGCGGCTACggcgacaagaagaaggccgtcAGCTGCTTCGAGGAGGCACTGAAAAAGAATCCCTTCATGTGGGATGCTTTCACGGCATTATGCGACATGGGAATCAATGTCCGCGTGCCGAACATCTTCAAGGCCAACGACACCCTACTACACAGCTTCGAACTggacggaggcgccgcggagggCAGGGAACACGTCGCCTCAAATTACCAGGACCCCGTATCAAAACGATCCGTGATGCGAAACGCTGCATCGGACATGGTCGATCCTTTCCATGTAAACTTTGCGAACGTGGAGTCGCACAGCCCCACGGTCGACATGTTCACGGAACCGGGCGAAGACTTCATGTCCAAGATCCAGAACGCCAGGCTGAGGCTCGGAGTGTCGTCCAACAGCCAACCCACTATTGATGGAATGGAGACACCTGCGGGACCGTCATCGACTGACGTCTCTACGTCTCGCTCTGGGTATTCGCAAGAACCGCCACAAGCACCGGCCCGGCGAACACGCAATGCTCAGGGAATCGACACTAACATGGAAGCTCCACCGCGGATGAACTATCGGCTCGGCACGGCGAAGCGAGGCGTTCGGACACAAGACAGGGGCCAGGAACCGGCCGTGGAGCTCATGTCGGACGCTCCTAACGTGCCAACGACTGCCATGCGCTCCGGTGCCGTGAACACAGCCGATAGGAAACGAACGCTGTCCGGGCACCCTGTCGCCCGATCCACCAACACGGAGGAACCAgccgcgcggcggagcgCTCGGTTGAACATGTTCAAGTCGTCAACGAAGGCGAACACAGGAGGATCGACGACCCTGGGAACAGCGCAAGGCCGCGAACTGAAGAAGGCTAGGCCACCGGTCTCGCGGATTATGCGACCGGGCTCCAGTGGTTCCAGCGTCGGCCGAGTTGTTAGCGGTAACCGGAAGCCTCTGGAGGATCATGGAGATGTCGACCATGGAGAGACATCGAGAGTCAAAGAGGCCCCCTCGCAACCCGCcgtggcgaggccgccggagCTAGACGCAGCCAAGGTTGAGGAGGCCCTGAAGTGGACGCTGGACCTCGTCAAGAAGCTCGCAAACGGGTACTACACCTTGTCGCGATTCCAGTGCCAGGAGTCGTTGCAGGCTCTgagcgcgctgccgccggcgcatcaAGCGACGCCTTGGGTGTTGGCCCAAATGGGCCGAGCCCACTACGAACAAGCTTCGTATGCGGAAGCCGAGAAGTTTTTCAGGAGACTGCGCGTTCAGGCTCCGTCTCGACTGCAGGACATGGAGGTGTACTCGACGATCCTATGGCACTTGAAGCGGGAGACGGATCTCTCGTTCCTGGCCCACGAGCTGGTGGACGCAGCCTGGCACTCCCCGCAAGCGTGGTGTGCCTTGGGCAACGCCTGGTCTCTGTCCAGGGACCCTGAGCAGGCCCTCAAATGCTTCAAGCGGGCCACGCAATTGGACCCGAACTTTGCATATGCATTCACGCTGCAGGGTCACGAACACGTGAGCAACGAAGAGTACGAGAAGGCTCTGACGGCCTACCGACAAGCTATCGCGGCGGACAGGCGGCACTACAACGCATATTACGGCATCGGGCGTGTTCAAGAGCGCCTTGGGGCGTATGACAAGGCGTACGACCACTTTTACGCGGCACAAGTCATCAACCCGAATAATGCAGTCCTGATTTGCTGCATGGGCACGGTCTTGGAGAAGCAAAAGCAGATGGTGCAGGCGCTGAACGCGTACAccaaggcggcggagctTGCACCGCGCGCGGCTCAGACGCGGTACAAGAAGGCCAGGGCTCTCCTTACGGTGGGCCAGATCGAGGCGGCTCAGCGGGAGCTCATGATCCTGAAGGATCTGGCTCCCGAGGAGGCGACGGTGCACTTTCTGTTGGGGACGCTATACAAGAACACGGGCGAGAAGCAGCTCTCAGTGCGGCACTTCACCATTGCCCTATCTCTTGATCCGAAG GCAGCACCGAAGATTAAGGAAGCAATCGAGAGCTTCGAGGACGACATACCGATGGACGACTCATTGATGGGATGA
- the HHF1_2 gene encoding Histone H4 (COG:B~EggNog:ENOG503P3ZX) gives MTGRGKGGKGLGKGGAKRHRKILRDNIQGITKPAIRRLARRGGVKRISAMIYEETRGVLKTFLEGVIRDAVTYTEHAKRKTVTSLDVVYALKRQGRTLYGFGG, from the exons ATGACTGGAC gtggcaagggcggcaagggcctcggcaagggcggcgccaagCGTCACCGCAAGATTCTTCGTGACAACATCCAGGGTATCACGAAGCCTGCCATCCGACGTCTCGCTCGTCGTGGCGGTGTCAAGCGTATCTCTGCCA TGATCTACGAGGAGACCCGCGGTGTTCTCAAGACCTTCCTCGAGGGTGTCATCCGTGACGCCGTCACCTACACTGAGCACGCCAAGCGCAAGACCGTCACGTCTCTCGACGTTGTCTACGCTCTCAAGCGCCAGGGCCGCACCCTGTACGGTTTCGGTGGTTAA
- the TRS20 gene encoding TRAPP subunit (EggNog:ENOG503P2JW~BUSCO:EOG09265GGX~COG:U), whose amino-acid sequence MSYYFAIVGTQDNPLFEYEFGTSKQGGDGQSRFTEQLRHLNQFILHSSLDIAEELQWAQGQMYLKCIDKFFNNYISCFVTGANVKFLLLHQPTGPSSGSSSRSSTAIGANPTSPATEEAIKMFFTEVYENWVKAIMSPFYKPNSEVRSPVFRTRVAAAGRKYL is encoded by the exons ATGAGCTACTActtcgccatcgtcggcacccAGGACAACCCGTTATTCGAGTACGAGTTCGGCACGTCCAagcaaggcggcgacggccagtCGCGCTTCACCGAACAGCTACGCCACCTGAACCAGTTCATCCTGCACTCGAGCCTCGACAttgccgaggagctgcagtGGGCGCAGGGCCAGAT GTATCTCAAATGCATCGACAAGTTCTTCAACAACTACATCTCATGTTTCGTCACGGGCGCCAACGTCaagttcctcctcctccaccagccgACCGGCCCCTCAtcgggcagctcctcgcgctcgtcCACGGCCATCGGCGCCAACCCAACCAGCCCGGCGACCGAGGAGGCCATCAAGATGTTCTTCACCGAGGTGTACGAGAACTGGGTCAAGGCCATTATGAGCCCTTTTTACAAGCCGAATTCCGAAGTTAGAAGTCCCGTGTTCAGGAcgcgcgtcgcggcggccgggcgcaAGTATCTGTGA
- a CDS encoding uncharacterized protein (COG:J~EggNog:ENOG503P4KD), with product MFGPFRITNPLSGGLLWKIPWRLSRFQKRRHRLRLRAVDDVVATVDAALAKKGQTLEALERWKAEMPTEAEMLPRDKYTMFDRKAKKYRKGIHKLPKWTRVSQRVNPPGY from the exons ATGTTTGGCCCGTTCCGCATCACGAACCCGCTCTCGGGCGGCCTGCTGTGGAAGATCCCCTGGCGGCTGTCCCGGTTCCagaagcggcggcaccgcctgcgcctgcgggccgtcgacgacgtcgtcgcgacggtcgacgccgcgctcgccaaGAAGgggcagacgctcgaggcgctggagcgGTGGAAGGCCGAGATGCCGACCGAGGCGGAGATGCTGCCGCGGGACAAGTACACCATGTTTGAccgcaaggccaagaagtATCGCAAGGGCATCCACA AACTGCCAAAGTGGACGAGAGTTTCGCAGAGAGTCAATCCGCCGGGTTATTAG
- the CBC2 gene encoding nuclear cap binding complex subunit (COG:A~EggNog:ENOG503P268~BUSCO:EOG09264G04), producing MRPGAPRSTVDRLDRPSAYYQSRNKRRRDRDDDHQEAPPEPAVDPLANATTLYVGNLSFFTSEEQIYELFSKCGEIKRLVMGLDRFQKTPCGFCFVEYYTHQDALDCMKYIGGTKLDERIIRTDLDPGFEEGRQYGRGKSGGQVRDEYREDFDEGRGGVGRAIQAEERLRDYDEEGRYVR from the exons ATGCGCCCTGGAGCTCCCAGAAGCACAGtcgaccgcctcgaccgGCCGAGCGCCTACTACCAGAGCAGG AACAAGCGCCGGCGtgaccgcgacgacgaccaccaggAGGCGCCGCCTGAACCCGCCGTCGATCCCCTCGCCAATGCCACGACCCTCTACGTCGGCAACCT ATCATTCTTCACATCGGAAGAGCAAATCTACGAGCTCTTCTCCAAGTGCGGCGAAATCAAGCGCCTCGTCATGGGCCTCGACCGCTTCCAAAAGACGCCGTGCGGCTTTTGCTTCGTCGAGTACTACACGCACCAAGACGCACTCGATTGCATGAAGTACATTGGCGGCaccaagctcgacgagcgcaTCATCCGCACCGACCTGGACCCGGGCTTCGAGGAGGGCCGCCAATACGGTCGCGGCAAGTCGGGCGGCCAGGTGCGCGACGAGTATCGCGAGGACTTCGAtgagggccgcggcggcgtgggcagGGCCATccaggcggaggagcggtTGAGGGactacgacgaggagggTCGCTACGTACGATAA